CCGTGGAGTTTACATAACAGACGACAGCGACATCCTCGTACTCTTCCTTCACCTTTTTTATTTTATCAACATCCGCCATATGCGCCATCGGGCAGTCGGCCGCGGCATCCGGCATCAGCACAGTTTTTTCAGGATTCAGTATCTTCGCACTCTCGCCCATAAAGGAAACCCCGCAGAACACAATCGTCTTCTGCGTCACTTCAGTCGCAAGCTTCGCCAGGTAGTAAGAGTCCCCTATATAATCTGCAAGTTCCTGTACTTCATCATTCACATAATAATGGGCTAGGATCACAGCGTCTTTCTGCTCCTTCAATGCCCGTATTTCCTCAACAATCTGACTCATCATCAGTTCCTCCTTAACATATTGCTGTTCATTATAGCACGCGTCATTACATCTGACAAGACAGTTGTTGTATTTACTGTAAATTTATAACAGTTCAGACGATGGGCCGTCTCAACCGTTACAAGTCCGTAAAAAAAATATGTACAGGACGCTCTCTTTCGAGAGTGCCTGTACATATTTTCTAATGCGGTACCTGCATGCCGCGCATATAAACGGTAAATTACAGTTCTTTGTATTTTCCGTTTTCGATCTGAAGTACCATCGGAGCTTTCTCCGGCTCACCATCAGCTGTCCATGTCATCTCTTTTGCTGTCACACCGCTGAATGTGATTTCCGTCATCACTGCCTTCAACGCATCACTGATGTCAGATGCACTCATATCGGCAGTCACTTCCGCTTTTTCCATAGCCTCTTTTAAGATATAGATACCGTCATAGGCATCTGCCGCAAACTGGTTCGGTGTCTCACCGTAAGCATCTTCAAAAGCTGTCACGAATGTTTTTACAGTCTCATCTTCTGATGTTGCACAGAACGGTGCCAGGAACATTGCTCCTTCTGCCAGAGATGCATCAAATCCTTCCACATCCAGAATACCGTCCAGACCGTCACAGCTGAAGAAGATCGGGCTGTAGCTCATGCTCTTCGCCTGTTTCAGTACCAGGGATGCCTCCTGATAGTAGAATGGCAGGAATACCAGTTCAGCACCGGCATCTTTTGCTTTCTGAATCTGCACAGAGAAATCTGTCTTGTTGTCAGCAGTAAATGCCTCGGCTGCTACGATTTCCAGTCCCTTTGTCTTTGCTTCGGCTGCAAATGCCTGGTAGATTCCCGAAGAATACGTATCAGAGCTGTCATAGATGACAGCGATCTTTGTAGCCAGCTGGTTTTCTGCGATATAATCTGCAGAAGCTACACCCTGGTTCGGGTCAGAGAAACATACACGGAATGCATTCTCATACTGTACACACTCTACCGCTGTTCCGGATGGTGTCAGCTGGAAGATATTATCTTTCTGTGACTCTTCTGCCACCGCGATACACGGTACAGACGTTACAGCTCCGAGCAGCGCCTGCATTCCCCAGTCTTTCAGGGTGTTATAAGCATTTACTGCTTTCTCGGCATCGTGCTCATCATCCTGAAAATTCAGTTCGATCTGTGCGCCATTGATTCCGCCCGCAGCGTTAATCTCCTTGACTGCCATCTCAGCGCCGTTTTTAACAGCCTGTCCGTATACGGCAGCACCGCCTGTAGTTGGTCCGATTCCACCGATCTTGATTACAGAACTTTCCTCTGAACCGGCATTCTCAGTACCGGCACTTTCTCCGCTGTCAGATGATTCTTTTTTTCCGCATGCCGCAAGACTTGATACAGCCAACGCAGCAACTAAAGCAAGACTAATAAATTTCTTGATATTTTTCATCACTTGCCCCTCCTATAATATTTATCGTTCTGAAATATGATACCCTCTGGTCTTTGCTTTGTCAATCAACTTTTTATATTTCTTGACACAATACCCTGTCACTTCTATTATTATAAGTACTACAGATCTTTTTAACGGGGGAGGAATACTGCAAATGAGTAAATTTGAAACCAATCTATCAGAGGGGAACGTCGCCACACAGCTGATCAAATTTTCCCTTCCCTTTCTGGTGTCCAATCTCATACAGTCGCTTTACAATGTCGCAGATATGTTGATCGTAGGGAACTTCAGCGGCACAAACAGCCTGTCAGGAGTTAATATCGGGGGCCAGATCACTTTTGTCCTGACCAACATCATCGTGGGGCTCTGTACCGGCGGTACCGTTCTGATTGCACAGTATCTGGGAGCGAACAAGCGTGAGAACATGAAAAAAGTAACGGCTACTCTGATGACCACGCTGCTGATCGGAGCCGTTGTCATCACCGCCGCGATGCTGATCTTAAAAGTTCCGATTCTCCGCCTGATGCAGACGCCTTCAGAGGCTTTTTCAGAGGCTAACCGCTATCTGACCGTGACGGTCAGCGGTATCATCTTTATCTTCGGTTATAATGCATTCAGCGCCATTCTGCGCGGTATGGGCGATAGTAAGCGCCCCTTTTATTTCGTGCTGATCGCATGCGTCACAAATATCGCGATGGATCTTCTGCTGGTTGGAACTTTCCATCTCGGTGCCTTCGGTGCTGCCGCAGCTACAGTCTTTTCACAGGCCCTCAGCATGATCCTCTGCATGGTCTATCTGATGAGGAATGATTTTATCTTTGATTTCAGACCGTCTTCCTTCCGGATCGACCGTTTCAGCATGAAAAAAATATTCCAGATCGGTCTGCCCAGTGCCGTACAGAACGGCGTTACGGGCCTCTCCTTTATGATCATCACCACGCTTGCCAATGTCATCGGCGGTGTGGAGGCATCTGCCGCAGTGGGTGTCGTATCCAAATTCAACGGATTTGCGATCATGCCGGCGGTTGCCATGGGTGCATCCATCTCCACCATGTGTGCACAGAATATTGGAGCCAGCCGATGGGACAGGGCACTGAAAGCGTGTAAGATCGGAACCGGAATCGCTGCCTTCGTCAGCTTTGTCATATTTGTTCTGGCAGAACTGTTTCCCGCCGAAATACTGTCAATGTTTGACAGTAATCCTGGCATGATCGCATACGGCATCACCTACATCCGGCCATTTGCCCTGGATTATCTGGTGGTACCTTTCTGCTTCTGCATCAACGGGCTTTATATTGCCTCAGGACACACGACGTTCTCACTGATCAACAGCATGATGTCCGCCCTGTTGCTGCGGATACCCGCGTGTATTTTGATCTCCACTGTCTTCGGACTGGGTATCGCAGGGGTAGGCATGGGAGCTCCGATCGCTTCTGCCGGCTCCCTGCTTCTTATTATATGGTTCTATTTCAGCGGAAAATGGAGGAAAAATCTGGCGCAATGATCTATCTGTTTGATGAATTACAGACTTTTACAGAGACTGTCCGACACGAGGCATATCGTCTTCTTCCCGAACAGCGCCTTGAAAAAATCGGAAATTATCGCTTTGAACGTGACCGCGACCTTGGTATGATCACATATCTTCTCCTGCGCTATGCCTTGAGGGAAGAGTACGCCATCGATGAGGCCGTCACGTTTGTTTGCGGTCCGCACGGAAAACCATACCTGAAAGAATATCCGGAAATACATTTTAACTTCTCACACTGCCGGGAGGGCGCGCTCTGCGCTGTCTCCTCCTCCCCTGTCGGTGTCGACATTCAGGAAATCGAGACGTCATATGAAAAAGTGATGCGCAGATCCATGTCCGGTCCGGAAATCAGGGTGATCTCAGAAAGTCCCATGCCGGACACCGCGTTCACCACATTCTGGGTGTTAAAAGAGTGCTACATCAAGTACCGCGGAACGGGATTGTCCGAGGAACTGCGGACTCTGGACTTTTCGCAGGCTGTCGGTAACCGCCGCTTCCGGGACTGTTTCTGTTATCACGATCACACTCCGCGCTATTGTTATTCATACTGTTCCGGCACCTCCGGCGCCCCTAAGGTCAGACGGCTCTCTGCAGGTCAGCTGCTTTTATAAAAAAGATTGCGCTCTCGCGCAATCTCCGCGCGCGAACGGACTGCAAAGCAGTAGTTTCCTTTCCGCGAGCTGCGCATCTATGCACGAAGTGCATTTTGTTACATAGGAGATTCCGAAGGAATTTCCTATGTAACAAAAATAAAAGGAGGCTGCACCCGGCGTATCAGCGCCTAAAGGGCAGTCTCCTCTTTCATTCTATTCAAAATATATCAGCGCCATCAGATCCAGCGGTTCATCCGAATGATTTTCAATCGAGTGTGATTCATTGAAATTGATCACACAGACATCACCCGGTCCGACCTCTGTTCGCGTTCCGTCGTTGTCTTCGAACACACCGTGTCCGCTTAAGATGTAATACGGCTCCGTATTTCCCACGTGCTGATGACGTCCGATGCTGCTGTGAGGCATCACGCGGAGCATCGCATACATTTTCCCATGCCCGTTTAATTCCTCCTCCGACACAATGTAATGAAATTCCACGCTTCCCATCCCGCCGCGCAGACCTTCCACCACCTTAACCTCAGGTTTTCTTACCATATTCGGGTACCTCCTCGTACACTTTTCTTTCATTTTATCAAATACAGTCCCGTCCGTAAATACTAAACCACCTGTATCTGTTTCCATTTCCCCTTTTTATAGCGCACGCCGAAAGCAATCGTCCGAAACACCCAGTCAATCACCATGGCCACCCAGACGCCGATTGCCCCCCAGCCCAGATACTGTCCCAGTATCACACTGAAGACCAGGCGGAATGTGACCATCGAAAAAATAGAGATAAACATCGTATATTTCACATCACCGGAAGCGCGCAGCGCATGCGCGACAGTAAACGATAACGGCCACAGGAAGGTGCCCACTCCGTCATGGATCCATACCAGCACAAAGGCACAGCGGTACGCTTCCTCCGACAGGGAATAGACATTCAGAATCCACGGAAGGCTGGCGAGCAGCACGATATTCAGGCAGGCAAGCATCATATAGGTGATCTTCAGCAGCTTTTTCAGGTAATACTTCGCCTGCGCACTGTCACCCGCCCCCATGCACCGTCCTATCACGGTGATGACTGCCAGATTGATTGCATGTCCCGGCAGAAGGCCAAGATTGTCCAGGTTATTCGCCACTGCGTTGGCGGCAATCTGAGCCGTCCCAAACCCGGCGATGATGCTCACCACCAGCACACGCCCCAGTTGGAACAGACCGTTTTCAATACCGCTCGGGATCGCAATATATAAAATCTTTTTGATCAGCTTCGGCGCCGGACGAAACACAGAAGCAAACCGGATATAGATCAGATTTTCAGGATTTCGCACCTGATACAGCAGGATGCCTGCTGCAAATATCCTGGAGATCGTTGATGCGATCGCGGCTCCCGCCACCCCCATGTGCAGGCCATAGATTAAAAATGTATCGCCAATGATATTGACCGCATTCATCCCCAATGCCGCCTGCATGGAAATCTTTGCATTTCCCATGGAACGGAACAGCGCCGCACAGCAGTTAAAAATCGCCAGAAATGGAAAGCCCAGAGCGATGTAAACCAGATAAATCTGTGCATTTCGCATAACATCGGCGTCAATTTCCCCGTAGATCAGCCGAAGAAGCGGCGCTTTGAAAAGCAGCATCACCGCCATGATCACAGTCGAGATGACCATGGCGATCAGAAGCAGCTGATTGGCGGCCTCGCAGGCAGTCTCTCTCTTCTTCTTTCCGATATACTGTGAGACAATAACGGCTCCCCCCGTTGCCAGCGCAGCAAAGATACTGTTCAGCAGATTTACTACCATATCCACGAGTGATACGCCCGAGATCGCCGCTTCACCGGCAAGTGAGACCATCGTTGTATCGACCATTCCAACCGCAACGGACAGAATCTGCTCTACGATCAGCGGAATGATCAGCTTTTTAAGATCTTTATTCGAAAACAACATACGCTCAGACTATCCTCATTTTCTTCCATTTTCCTTTTTTATAACGAACGCCAAACATGACCGTACGGAAAGACCAGTCGAGAACCATGGCAATCCAAACGCCAATCGCTCCCCACTGCAGATAACTTCCAAGGATCACACTGGCAGCCAGTCGGAATACCACCATCGAAAAAATGGAGATAAACATCGTATATTTCACATCACCTGCCGCACGCAGCGCGTTCGGCACCATGAAGGACAGCGGCCAGATCAGCGTGCCCGCCACGTTGTGAATCCATACCAGAATGAAGGCATAGTGATACGCCTCCGGAGACAGCGAATAAATATTCAGGATCCACGGAAGTCCGCCCAGCAGTACGATATTGGTACACAGGGTAAGTAAGTATGTTATTTTCAATAGTTTCTTCATGTAAAATGCTGCCTGCCGGCTGTCACCGGCACCCATGCAGCGGCCGATCACTGTGATGACCGCCAGATTGATCGACAATCCGGCGATAACGCCAAGGGCATCGAGATTGTTTGCCACCGCGTTGGCAGCGATCTGCGCTGTCCCGAATCCGGCGATGATACTGACTACAAGCACACGGCCCAGCTGAAACAAACCGCTTTCTATACCGCTCGGAATACCGATATACAGTATCTTTCTGATCAGCACCAGATTTGCCCGGAAGATATGACTGATGCGGATATACACTTCATTCTTCTGACTGCGCGCGCAGTAAATCAAAATAACTGCGGAACAGAATCTGGAGAATGTGGAAGCGATGGCGGCACCCGCTGCACCCATATGAAGTCCATAGATCAGGAGTGTGTCGCCTGCCACATTTATGATATTCATAATCAGTGCTGCCTGCATGGAAATCCTGGAATTCCCCATGGAACGAAACAGCGCAGCACAGGAGTTAAACAATGCAAGAAACGGGAAACCGATGGAAATATACACCAGATACGTCAGTGCATTCTGCATGACTTCCGGTTCAATATCTCCGTAGATCAGACTCAGGATGGGCTGCCGGAAAATGAGCATGACCGCCATAATGACAACGGAGATAACAAGCGATATGAGCAGCAGCTGATTCGCAGCCTCACATGCCGTCTCTCTCTTACGTTTCCCCAGATACTGTGAAACGATGACCGCGCCTCCCGTTGCCAGCGCGGCGAAGATATTGATCATCAGATTCACAATCATGTCTACAAGAGAAACGCCGGAGATTGCAGCTTCTCCGGCCATAGATACCATTGCCGTATCGACCATTCCGACGGTGATCGCCAGAACCTGTTCGATGATCAATGGGATGATTAATTTTCTCAGGTCTTTGTTAGAAAAAAGCATATTTATCAGCCCTAGATGGCCATACCTCCATCTACACAGATAATCTGCCCTGTTATGTATGCGGCTTCATCCGAAGCAAAGAAAGCTGTCATGTTTGCAACATCTTCCGGATCTCCCATGCGCTGCATCGGAATTCTGGCAATCGTCTTCTCCTTGATCTTGTCAGAGAGTCCTTCCGTCATATCCGTTCTGATAAAGCCCGGTGCGATCGCATTCACCGTGATCCCGCGGCTTGCCCATTCCCTGCCCATGGTCTTGGTCAGGCCGATGATGCCCGCCTTGGATGCCGCATAGTTGGCCTGCGCCACATTGCCGAGCACTCCTGAAGTGGATGTCAGGTTGATCACTCTTCCGCTCTTTCTCTCCAGGAAATGTGCGGCCAGATGGTGCATGGTGTTAAAGCAGCTCTTGCAGTTTGTATCCATGACCAGGTCATAATCTGCTTCACTGATCTTACCGATAAACTGATCTCTCGTGATACCGGCATTATTGACCAGGATGTCAATATGTCCGTGTTTTTCAAGCAGATCCTGAATCATACTGCCGACGGCCGTAAAGTCAGCAACATCACAACCATAGCTCTCGGCATGTCCGCCGTTTGCAATAATCTCCTGCACGACTCCTTCTGCCTTATCTTCTGCACTGTGATAATTGACGATCACGTAAGCTCCCATAGAAGCCAGCTTTACTGCGACTGCCCGTCCAATTCCCCTGCTCGCGCCTGTCACAAGCGCAACTTTACTGTTTAACATAACTGTTGTCCCTCTCATTCTTGTTTTGTATCTGTCAGATAATCCTCGTATACATAGGCACTCCCGCCTTCAAATACGATTTCATACCATCCGCTTTCTTTTCCGGTGACCGTAACCCTCTGCCCGGCAGTCAATTCGCCAATCACAGCACCCTGTGTGCTCGGCATCGTCCGTACATTGACCGCAGAACTGCAGTACATGACAGTGCCGTCCGGCGTCTCATCCGGAGCGATCACATCGCCGTCATCTTCCTCTTCATGCTCGGCTTCATCTTCCATTTGTCCCGGAGTCTTCGGCTGGGTCACTTTCGCCTCTTCCCGAAGCGGAAATGGATTGCATCCCGTTAAAATACCGGTACATAAAACAAATACCAGGGCGGTGCTCATTATCTTTCTTCTCATCGTGCACTCCTTCCATTCGTTTCACATAACACTACAATATTATACTATCACAATCCGAAATCCACAATGTGTATTTTATACAACTTTTAGACTTCTTTCACGCATCCTTTAGGAAATCCGTCCGTTTTCATCACAGCAAAAACTGCTGTATCCAGTTTTTGAATACAGCAGTCATGATATCATTATTTACCAAGCAGTTCCTTTTCAATTCGCTCTCTTGCTTCCGGCGCCTGCCTGTCCATTTTTTCAGGGAAACCAAACATCGATACGCATGCGATATTGTCTCCGCCAACCTTAGGCGCGTCTGCTTTCATCTGCTTATTTGCAAAATCCATATCGCGCAGCGTCTCGAAGATGCCGTCGAAATCGACATCACCCTCACCCATAGCCAGGTGCTGATGGATGGTAACGTCTGCCTTTCCGCGGCCGTTCAGCCAGGGCGGATTCGCGATATAACGGCAGTCCAGAGTCTGGTTATACGTGTCTGCAAACAACACGTGTGTCAGCTCGTCGCCGGCATACTGCAGCATGGTGCGCACATCGCCTTTCCCTTCATCGTAGAAGAAACCGTGCGGTGAGGAATATACGTACCCCAGGTTTTTGGAACGGAACGATTTTACCATATCGCAGGTCTCATTATTCAGCTCGCAGAAATCATACGGATGAGACTGGATCTCAACCCGGATTCCTTCTTTTTCAAACAGAGGCAGCAGCTCTTCCATGGATTTAAACCACATGCCATTGCAGATCTCCTGCTGGTTCGGATCGCCGGACAATTCCGTATTGATAACGGTAACTCCCATATTAACGGCGATCTCAACGATCTTCTTCCAGTTGGCAACCGCAAACTGTCTCTGCTCCTCCGTCGGGCCCGACCAGCGGTAAACAACGATAAAAGATGAAATCTCAACCCCTGTTTCCTTCAGTGCCTGCCGGTACTCAGCTTCACACTCCTCAGAAAAAAGAGGGTGTTTATAAAATGGATTGATGCGCGGGTGCGGGGACTGTTCGATATATTTATAACCCCAGTCTGCTACCTGATGCACCATACGGTTGATATCCATCTGTTTTGCCAAAACGTCAACGTCAAATGCTATCTTCATGATCCTGCACTCCTTTTCAACTTTATGAGTTTATTGTACCACAATTCCTGGCAGCATAACATATACATTCTGCATTTTATGCATTATTTGCTGATTGTGGCCTCCAGTGCATCGATTGAAGTTACCACGCCCGCCTCAACAGACATTGTGAGATCTTCCATTTCCAGCGAAACAACGCCTTTATATCCTACCATACTGAGTACGGAGAAGAACTCTTTCCACCATTTCAGGTCCTGGCCGCAGCCTACCGCTACGTAATTCCAGGTACGTTCTGCCACATCCTCCACATGGCGATTGTCCAGAAGACCATCCACGTCACACAGTCCGCGCTCGATACGCGCATCTTTTCCATGCACATAGTAGATCGCGTCGCCCAGCGCTCTCGCTGAGGCGATCGGGTCTGCACCCATGATCAGCAGGTGTGACGGGTCAAGGTTCATGCCGATCGTCGGTCCCACGGCTTCACGCAGTTTGAATAAGGTGCTGACATTATACACCAGCTGCCCCGGAAATTCTTCCAGAGCGATTTTCACGCCGTTTGCATCTGCGTGTTTCGCAAATTCTTTCCACCACGGAATAGCCACGTCCTCCCACTGGTAACGAACCGTCTCTTCCAGATACGGATAATCCGGCGGAACAGACTGTGTTGCCACAACCCAGTTCGGTGTCTTATCTCCAGGTGCTCCTGCTGGAAGTCCCGACATCATGACAATCGTCTTCACACCGAGTTTGCCTGCCAGCGTGACCGTGTCATAGGCGCTCTTGCTGTGCTTCTCGCCCATCGGTCCGGGAGCAAGCGGATTTCCGGAGCAGTTAAATGCAGAAATTTCCATCCCGCGTTTGTCCAGCTCATCTTTGAACGCTTTCAATTTATCTTCGTCTTCAAGAAGATCTGTCGCGTATCCATGAGGATTTGGTCCCCAGCCGCCGACACATAATTCCACATGGTTTAAACCATGTGCTTTTACCTTGTCCAGCATATCCGGGTAAGAAAAATCCCCGTATACACCTGTACAGATTGATAAATACATTATCCTTCTACCTCCGTTTATGTACATTGACTACTTATAGAATTCCGGGCACTCTTCAAGCACAATCTTCTGTTTTGTCTGTGTATCTCTCGCAATCGATGCTGTAGATGCAGTCACCTGTCCTACGTAACCATCCCAGGACGTAGGTCCGTCAACTCTGTTTTCCTTGCACGCATTGATCCATGCCTGGAATTCAATGTTGTAAGCGTCGATAAAGCGCTCCGACCAGTCCTTACAGATCGGTGTCACACGGGATGCGTTTGTTCTGATCATCGCATTTGCCGGCTCCGGAAGATTCAGTGTTCCGTCCTCACAGCAAACTTCGCATTTGATGTCATATCCGTAGCCGCATTTCACAAACGCCTCGACGTCAATTCTGACCCCGGATTTTGTGGTCAGGTACATGATCTGCGGGTCTCTTAAAATTTCCGTTGATTTTCTGGATGCCTTCGGGAATACCACTTCAACTTCATCGTATTCTTCACCGAGCAGCCATCTCATCACATCGATCTCATGGATCATCGTGTTCTCAACAGACATGGCTGTCGTCGTATAATCCGGGCACGTCGCATTTCTGTGGCAGCAGTGTACCATCAGCGCATCGCCGAACTCACCGGAATCCAGCATTTTTTTCAGCTGATTGTATCCCGGATCATAACGTCTCATAAAACCAACCTGAACCAGATGTTTACCGCCTGCCATCTCCGCCTCCATGATCCGTTTGCACGCATCGGCTTTCGGTGCCAGCGGTTTCTCGCAGAGAACAAATTTTCCTGCTTTCACTGCGGCAGTTACGTATTTCTCATGGAACTCATCGATCGTGGTAACAACAACAGCATCCACTTCATCAGAAGCGATCATTTCTTCTCCGTCTTCAAAGAATTTGCAGCCGTATTTTTCAGCTACGCTTGTTCCGAACTCCACATTGACATCAGAGCAGGCAACTGCACGTGCTCCCTGCAGGGTATTGTTGATTCTCTCAATATGTGTCCTTCCGATGGCG
The Ruminococcus gauvreauii genome window above contains:
- a CDS encoding ABC transporter substrate-binding protein, whose amino-acid sequence is MKNIKKFISLALVAALAVSSLAACGKKESSDSGESAGTENAGSEESSVIKIGGIGPTTGGAAVYGQAVKNGAEMAVKEINAAGGINGAQIELNFQDDEHDAEKAVNAYNTLKDWGMQALLGAVTSVPCIAVAEESQKDNIFQLTPSGTAVECVQYENAFRVCFSDPNQGVASADYIAENQLATKIAVIYDSSDTYSSGIYQAFAAEAKTKGLEIVAAEAFTADNKTDFSVQIQKAKDAGAELVFLPFYYQEASLVLKQAKSMSYSPIFFSCDGLDGILDVEGFDASLAEGAMFLAPFCATSEDETVKTFVTAFEDAYGETPNQFAADAYDGIYILKEAMEKAEVTADMSASDISDALKAVMTEITFSGVTAKEMTWTADGEPEKAPMVLQIENGKYKEL
- a CDS encoding MATE family efflux transporter, with protein sequence MTQYPVTSIIISTTDLFNGGGILQMSKFETNLSEGNVATQLIKFSLPFLVSNLIQSLYNVADMLIVGNFSGTNSLSGVNIGGQITFVLTNIIVGLCTGGTVLIAQYLGANKRENMKKVTATLMTTLLIGAVVITAAMLILKVPILRLMQTPSEAFSEANRYLTVTVSGIIFIFGYNAFSAILRGMGDSKRPFYFVLIACVTNIAMDLLLVGTFHLGAFGAAAATVFSQALSMILCMVYLMRNDFIFDFRPSSFRIDRFSMKKIFQIGLPSAVQNGVTGLSFMIITTLANVIGGVEASAAVGVVSKFNGFAIMPAVAMGASISTMCAQNIGASRWDRALKACKIGTGIAAFVSFVIFVLAELFPAEILSMFDSNPGMIAYGITYIRPFALDYLVVPFCFCINGLYIASGHTTFSLINSMMSALLLRIPACILISTVFGLGIAGVGMGAPIASAGSLLLIIWFYFSGKWRKNLAQ
- a CDS encoding 4'-phosphopantetheinyl transferase family protein encodes the protein MIYLFDELQTFTETVRHEAYRLLPEQRLEKIGNYRFERDRDLGMITYLLLRYALREEYAIDEAVTFVCGPHGKPYLKEYPEIHFNFSHCREGALCAVSSSPVGVDIQEIETSYEKVMRRSMSGPEIRVISESPMPDTAFTTFWVLKECYIKYRGTGLSEELRTLDFSQAVGNRRFRDCFCYHDHTPRYCYSYCSGTSGAPKVRRLSAGQLLL
- a CDS encoding cupin domain-containing protein, yielding MVRKPEVKVVEGLRGGMGSVEFHYIVSEEELNGHGKMYAMLRVMPHSSIGRHQHVGNTEPYYILSGHGVFEDNDGTRTEVGPGDVCVINFNESHSIENHSDEPLDLMALIYFE
- a CDS encoding MATE family efflux transporter, translating into MLFSNKDLKKLIIPLIVEQILSVAVGMVDTTMVSLAGEAAISGVSLVDMVVNLLNSIFAALATGGAVIVSQYIGKKKRETACEAANQLLLIAMVISTVIMAVMLLFKAPLLRLIYGEIDADVMRNAQIYLVYIALGFPFLAIFNCCAALFRSMGNAKISMQAALGMNAVNIIGDTFLIYGLHMGVAGAAIASTISRIFAAGILLYQVRNPENLIYIRFASVFRPAPKLIKKILYIAIPSGIENGLFQLGRVLVVSIIAGFGTAQIAANAVANNLDNLGLLPGHAINLAVITVIGRCMGAGDSAQAKYYLKKLLKITYMMLACLNIVLLASLPWILNVYSLSEEAYRCAFVLVWIHDGVGTFLWPLSFTVAHALRASGDVKYTMFISIFSMVTFRLVFSVILGQYLGWGAIGVWVAMVIDWVFRTIAFGVRYKKGKWKQIQVV
- a CDS encoding MATE family efflux transporter yields the protein MLFSNKDLRKLIIPLIIEQVLAITVGMVDTAMVSMAGEAAISGVSLVDMIVNLMINIFAALATGGAVIVSQYLGKRKRETACEAANQLLLISLVISVVIMAVMLIFRQPILSLIYGDIEPEVMQNALTYLVYISIGFPFLALFNSCAALFRSMGNSRISMQAALIMNIINVAGDTLLIYGLHMGAAGAAIASTFSRFCSAVILIYCARSQKNEVYIRISHIFRANLVLIRKILYIGIPSGIESGLFQLGRVLVVSIIAGFGTAQIAANAVANNLDALGVIAGLSINLAVITVIGRCMGAGDSRQAAFYMKKLLKITYLLTLCTNIVLLGGLPWILNIYSLSPEAYHYAFILVWIHNVAGTLIWPLSFMVPNALRAAGDVKYTMFISIFSMVVFRLAASVILGSYLQWGAIGVWIAMVLDWSFRTVMFGVRYKKGKWKKMRIV
- the fabG gene encoding 3-oxoacyl-[acyl-carrier-protein] reductase, which codes for MLNSKVALVTGASRGIGRAVAVKLASMGAYVIVNYHSAEDKAEGVVQEIIANGGHAESYGCDVADFTAVGSMIQDLLEKHGHIDILVNNAGITRDQFIGKISEADYDLVMDTNCKSCFNTMHHLAAHFLERKSGRVINLTSTSGVLGNVAQANYAASKAGIIGLTKTMGREWASRGITVNAIAPGFIRTDMTEGLSDKIKEKTIARIPMQRMGDPEDVANMTAFFASDEAAYITGQIICVDGGMAI
- a CDS encoding SH3 domain-containing protein, with product MRRKIMSTALVFVLCTGILTGCNPFPLREEAKVTQPKTPGQMEDEAEHEEEDDGDVIAPDETPDGTVMYCSSAVNVRTMPSTQGAVIGELTAGQRVTVTGKESGWYEIVFEGGSAYVYEDYLTDTKQE
- a CDS encoding sugar phosphate isomerase/epimerase family protein; amino-acid sequence: MKIAFDVDVLAKQMDINRMVHQVADWGYKYIEQSPHPRINPFYKHPLFSEECEAEYRQALKETGVEISSFIVVYRWSGPTEEQRQFAVANWKKIVEIAVNMGVTVINTELSGDPNQQEICNGMWFKSMEELLPLFEKEGIRVEIQSHPYDFCELNNETCDMVKSFRSKNLGYVYSSPHGFFYDEGKGDVRTMLQYAGDELTHVLFADTYNQTLDCRYIANPPWLNGRGKADVTIHQHLAMGEGDVDFDGIFETLRDMDFANKQMKADAPKVGGDNIACVSMFGFPEKMDRQAPEARERIEKELLGK
- a CDS encoding sugar phosphate isomerase/epimerase family protein, which encodes MYLSICTGVYGDFSYPDMLDKVKAHGLNHVELCVGGWGPNPHGYATDLLEDEDKLKAFKDELDKRGMEISAFNCSGNPLAPGPMGEKHSKSAYDTVTLAGKLGVKTIVMMSGLPAGAPGDKTPNWVVATQSVPPDYPYLEETVRYQWEDVAIPWWKEFAKHADANGVKIALEEFPGQLVYNVSTLFKLREAVGPTIGMNLDPSHLLIMGADPIASARALGDAIYYVHGKDARIERGLCDVDGLLDNRHVEDVAERTWNYVAVGCGQDLKWWKEFFSVLSMVGYKGVVSLEMEDLTMSVEAGVVTSIDALEATISK
- a CDS encoding Gfo/Idh/MocA family protein, producing MSDVLRVGVVGTGAIGRTHIERINNTLQGARAVACSDVNVEFGTSVAEKYGCKFFEDGEEMIASDEVDAVVVTTIDEFHEKYVTAAVKAGKFVLCEKPLAPKADACKRIMEAEMAGGKHLVQVGFMRRYDPGYNQLKKMLDSGEFGDALMVHCCHRNATCPDYTTTAMSVENTMIHEIDVMRWLLGEEYDEVEVVFPKASRKSTEILRDPQIMYLTTKSGVRIDVEAFVKCGYGYDIKCEVCCEDGTLNLPEPANAMIRTNASRVTPICKDWSERFIDAYNIEFQAWINACKENRVDGPTSWDGYVGQVTASTASIARDTQTKQKIVLEECPEFYK